One region of Cinclus cinclus chromosome 1, bCinCin1.1, whole genome shotgun sequence genomic DNA includes:
- the LOC134057332 gene encoding basic proline-rich protein-like, whose protein sequence is MNAPAGAGSEEEIGDGLQADSTGSGRGDKPGCPWSDTETDFPVAGNDFPHAVTPPTPPHSPTMVRLHTRAARGGRGRLQGRRSSRPAHPGGKPRLGWRSRLASARPLFFPGTGRRVSRIPVRRAGRAPRAFARSRSGRASLIGKVPPRPSRRRFASPGTRRSPGTPPQDRGRDGEGTGDAPLARQRRKRAAAAGRFPGRRGEPRRDGGTDPATAARYLRPLPQRAGRCRGDGSTPSPGTGLRGGHRHGTVLTRLPWGTPFRSVPPPPAAAARPPPLSDVSPDGLSCPGGARPPPSVTARAPAPGPCAQSRGDRSVRCPPPSPRPLCRQSCTRLS, encoded by the exons ATGAACGCTCCAGCTGGAGCCGGGTCAGAGGAGGAAATCGGGGACGGGCTCCAGGCGGATTCTACAGGGTCAGGGAGGGGCGACAAGCCGGGCTGCCCTTGGAGCGACACAGAAACCGATTTCCCGGTCGCAGGGAACGATTTTCCTCATGCAGTCACCCCTCCCACGCCTCCGCACAGCCCCACAATGGTGCGGCTCCACACGCGGGCAGCGAGGGGAGGACGCGGCCGCCTGCAAGGGCGGAGGTCGAGCAGGCCAGCGCATCCCGGAGGGAAGCCCCGGCTGGGCTGGAGAAGCCGCCTGGCTTCCGCACGGCCATTGTTCTTTCCGGGAACGGGACGCCGCGTATCCCGCATCCCTGTccgccgggcggggcgggctcCCCGCGCCTTTGCGCGCTCCCGCTCCGGGAGGGCTTCGCTCATTGGGAAG GTCCCACCCCGCCCCTCCCGCCGCCGTTTCGCGTCCCCAGGGACTCGCAGGAGCCCCGGGACACCGCCTCAGGACCGCGGCCGGGATGGGGAGGGGACCGGGGACGCCCCGCTCGCAAGGCAGCGGAGAAAACGAGCAGCTGCTGCCGGGCGCTTCCCGGGGCGACGGGGGGAGCCCCGCAGGGATGGCGGGACCGACCCCGCCACCGCCGCCCGCTACCTGCGCCCCCTCCCCCAGCGGGCCGGGCGTTGCCGTGGCGACGGATCAACACCATCCCCCGGGACAGGGCTCCGCGGGGGCCACCGGCACGGCACGGTCCTCACCCGCCTCCCATGGGGAACCCCGTTCCGTTCCGTCCCGCCCCCTCCCGCCGCCGCAGCGCGGCCGCCCCCGCTCAGCGACGTCAGCCCGGACGGGCTTTCCTGCCCCGGCGGCGCCCGCCCGCCTCCATCGGTCACCGCCCGGGCACCCGCACCGGGGCCGTGTGCCCAGTCCCGTGGGGACCGCAGTGTGCGGTGCCCCCCGCCATCTCCCCgccccctgtgcaggcaaaGCTGCACCCGTTTAAGCTGA